In Tistrella mobilis, the genomic window CCGCGGATTTTGCACCCTTTCTGGCGCTCAACCGTCTGCCCTGGGCGATGACCGCCCATGTCGCCTATCCGGCGATCGATCCCGACCTGCCGGCGACCCTGTCGGCGAAGGTCATCGACGAGGTGATCCGCCGCGAGATCGGTTTCGACGGCGTGCTGCTGTCCGACGACGTCTGCATGGCGGCGCTGGAGGGCGACATGTCCTGGCGGGCGAATTCTGCCCTGGCTGCCGGTTGTGACGCCGTGCTTCACTGCAATGGCAACACCGCAGAGACCCGCGCGGTGCTGCAGGCGGCCCCTCTGATCACGGCGGAAGCCCGGCGGCGGCTGGCGGCGGCGGCGGCCTGGGCGGCGAAGCGGCGCCTGGTCCAGCTGGATGTCGCGGCGGACCGCAAGGCACTCACCGGCCTGATCGGCGACTGACCGGGTTCGGAGGCCGGTGACATGACCGGCGGTACCAGGGACGGCCTGACATCTGAGACCGTTGCATCGGACGCGGCGGCGACGTCGCGTCCGATGCAGCTTGTTCTGGACCTCGACGGCTTCGAAGGGCCGATCGACCTGCTGCTGTCGCTGGCCCGCGATCAGAAGGTCGATCTGCAGAAGATTTCGATCACCCGTCTTGCCGACCAGTATCTGGGCTTCATTGCCGAGGCCCGGCGCCGTCATCTGGAACTGGCGGCTGATTATCTGGTGATGGCCGCCTGGCTCACCTACCTCAAATCGCGGCTGCTGCTGCCGGACGAGGCGCCGCCTGCGGACGAGGATGAACCCTCGGCCGAGGAGATGGCGGCGGCCCTGGCCCTGCGCCTGCGCCGGCTGGAGGCGATGCGCCGGGCGGGCGAGGCTCTGCGGGCCCGGCCGCGGCTGCTGCTGGACCGGTTTCCTGCGGGCGGCGCTGGGGCAGCGGTCAGGATCGTGGAGCGGCAGGCGACCGACGGCTATGGCGACCTGATCGCCGCCTATGCCCGGATCGCCGAACGGCGCTTTCGCAATGTGCTGACGGTGACGCCGTCGCGGCTGATGACCATCGATCAGGCGATCGAGCGGTTGGGCGCCCTGCTGCCTGGCCTGCCACGGCGCTGGGTGCCGCTGATCGGGCTGCTGCCCGATCTGCCGGCCCCCCGGCCGCTGCCGGCGACGGGCGACCCGCTGGCCATGGCGGCGGCCGAGGCGGCGGCTGCGCGTGCCAGACGGCTGGAGCGACGCTCGGCCCTGGCGGCCAGCTTCGTGGCGGTGCTGGAACTGGCGCGACAGGGCCGGCTGGCGGTGGCGCAGAGGCGGGGCGGCGGGCCGCTGATGGTGCATCCGGACGCCCGGGCCCCCATGGACGAGATCCCGACGGATGACGAGGAGGGCGGAGATGAGCGGTGACGACACGAACGGCTTCGCCCATGCGCGCCGCGTGATCGAGGCGGTGCTGTTCGCCAGCGCCGAGCCGCTCGGCCGCGACCGGCTGGCCGAGTATCTGCCGGCCGGGGCCCCGATCGATGCCGTGCTGGACAGTCTGGCCGCCGATTATGCCGGACGCGGGGTGGAACTGGTGCGCCGCGACGACGCCTGGGCCTTCCGCACCGCCCCGGATCTTGCCCCGCATCTTCAGGCCCGGGTGGTGGAGCCGCGCCGGCTGGGGCGGGCGGCGCTGGAGGTGCTGGCGATCATTGCCTATCACCAGCCGGTGACCCGTGCCGAGATCGAGGAGATCCGCGGCGTGGCCCTGGCGCGTGGGACGCTGGATCTGCTGATCGAAACCGGCTTCGTGCGCCCGCGCGGCCGGCGGCAGGCTGTGGGGCGGCCGCTGGAATGGGTGACGACGCCCCATTTTCTGGATCATTTCGACCTGACGTCACTGGCCGACCTGCCGGGGCTGGACGAGCTGAAGGCCGCCGGTCTGCTGGGGCAGGGGCGAGGGATTGCCGACTATGCCGCCGATCAGGAACAGCCGGCCCTGCCGCTGGAACCCCGCCCGAAGCCGAGCGGACGGCTTGGCGGCTTCACGACGGGCCTTGAGGGCGGCGAGGATGGCCCGGACGTCAACAATGATTGACCCGGCAGCCATCGGCGCTTGCAGCCCTGCCGGCGGCACGGGAGGTTCGGCGGTCGATGGACAGCATCCGCCCGGGCGGCTAGCTTTGGGTCGGGATGTGGGTGCGGGGGTGATGTCGGTCCGACGATGAATGCCAGCGGTATCTTCCGGAAGGCGGCCCTCGACCGCCTGTCTTCCCCCGAACAGCTTGATCAGACACTGACCGTCGCCAGCCCGCGGGGCTGGGCGGCGGCGCTTGTCGTGGCGGCGGCCATGACCGGGGTCGTGGTCTGGTCGGTGGTGGGCGAAATCCCCGTGCGCAAGGCCGGGCAGGGCTTGCTGATCGCCGAGGGCGGCCGGGTTCTGGATGCCCCGGCGCTGGGGGCCGGCACGCTGTCCGAGCTTCTGGTCGGGCTGGGGGACGAGGTCGCCGTCGGCCAGCCGGTGGCACGGATCTCCAATCCCGACCTGACCCTGCAGCTTGTCAATCTGCGGGCAGTGGTGGCCGAACGCCGCGAAGCCCGTGCTCGCCTGGAGCAGGATCTGGCCGAGGAGGCCCGCCTGCGGGAAGCGAGCCTGGCCGCGCAGCGCGAGGCGCTGGATACCCGACTGAATGCCGCGCGCAGCCGGCTGTCCTATCAGCAGGGGCGCCTCTCCGATCTGGAGGCGCTGCTGGCGCAGAAGGTGGTGACGCGCGATGCACTCGCCCGGGCACGGGACGAGGTCGCGCAGGCGCGCCAGGATCTGGCCGAGGTGGAAAGCGGCACAGCCGATCTCCGCTCGCGCAAGATCGAGGCCGAGATCGCAGCCGAGCGCCGCCGCCGCGAGGCCGACGAGGCGATCGCCGAGGCGGAGCGCCGTGTTGCCGAGCTGGAGGCCCGCGCTGCACGCGGTGCCGTGGTGACGGCACCCGAGACGGGACGTGTGACCGAGATCAAGCAGCTGCCTGGCGCCCAGGTGACTGCGGGCCAGGCGGTGCTGGCGCTTCAGACCGGCGGCGAGACGCTGGAAGTGGTGATGTTCGTGCCACCGGCCGACGGCAAGGCGGTTCGCCCGGGTATGCCGGTGCAGATCAGCCCCTCCACCGCCCCGCGGGAGAGCTTCGGCACGCTGACCGGCGAGCTGGTGTCGGTGTCGGATTTCCCGGTATCCTCCGACGGCATCCGGGCGATCGTCGACAATCCCGGGCTGGTGGAGAGTTTTGCGCAGGCGGGCCCGCCCTTTCTGGCCCGGGTGCGGATCGATCGTGATCCGGCCAGCGCCTCCGGCTATCGCTGGACCTCGTCGAAGGGCAGCGACCTCGCGCTTTCGGCCGGCACGCTGGCCTCGGTCGAGGTCGAGACCGCGACCGAGCGGCCGATCGATATGGTGATCCCGCTGCTCAAGGAGTGGACCGGGCTGTGACCGCGCCTGCCGCGGCGCCGGCCGCCCCTGAGAGCCTGATCAAGCCCAACGCCCCCAAAGGGGGGCGCCGCTTCCGTGTGCCGACCATCCTGCAGATGGAGGCGACCGAATGCGGCGCTGCGTCGCTGGCGATGATCATGGCCCATCACGGGCTCTGGCTGCCGCTGGAGGTGCTGCGCCGGGAATGCGGCGTGTCGCGTGACGGCTCCAAGGCCGCCAACCTGCTCAGGGCCGCACGGCGCTACGGCTTCGAGGCCCGCGGCTACCGGCGTGAGCCGGACAGCGTCGTCAATCTGCCCTTCCCGATGATCGTGTTCTGGAACTTCAACCATTTCGTGGTGCTTGAAGGGGTGGATGCGACGCGTGACCGGGTCTGGATCAACGATCCGGCCATGGGTCCGCGGGCGATGACGGTGGAGGAATTCGACCAGGGCTTCACCGGCGTATGCCTGGCCTTCCGGCCGACGCCGGAGTTCAAGCGCGGCGGCCGCCCGCCGGGGCTGTTCAAGGCCTTTGCCGAGCGGCTGCGCGGCAGCGGCCCGGCGCTGGCCATGGTGCTGATGCTGACCCTGATGCTGGTGCTGCCGGGGCTGGCCCTGCCGGTTTTCTCCAAACTCTTCGTCGACGGTGTGCTGATCGGCGACGAGCAGGATTGGCTGAAACCGCTGCTGATCGGTATCGGGCTGACCGCGATCATCCGGGCCGGGCTCGATTGGGCGCAGATGCGCTATCTGGCCCGGCTGGAACTGAAGCTGGCGATTTCAGGCTCGGCCAAGCTGCTCTGGCATGTTTTCCGATTGCCGGTGGAGTTCTTCCTTCAGCGCTATCACGGCGACGTGGCGATGCGGGTGGAATCCGGCGACCGGATCGCGCAGCTGCTCTCGGGCCAGTTCGCGACCAATGCGGTCGGGCTGGTGACCATGGTCTTCTATGCCGTGGTCATGATCGGCTATTCGCCGCTGCTGGGGGCCGTGGGGATCGGCCTCGCCCTGGTCAATGCCGTGGTGCTGAAACTGGCGCAGCGGGCGCGGGAAGATGGCGGCCGGCGTCTTGCCCGCGAACAGGGGGCGCTGGCGGCGACCTCGATCAGCGGCATTCAGTTGCTGGAGACCCTGAAGGCGAGCGGTGGCGAGAGCGATTTCTTCGCCCGCTGGGCGGGCGTCCATGCCCGCTATCTGAACGCCCTGCAGCAGGTCGGCCGGATCACCTCGTGGGTCAATGCGGTGCCGGCCTTCATGGCGGCGCTGACCTCGGCGGTGATCCTGGGCATCGGCGGGTTGGAGGTGATGTCGGGCGCCATCACGGTCGGCGGTCTGGTGGCGGTGCAGAGCCTGCTCGCCAGCTTTTCGGCGCCCATTGCCGGGCTGATGCAGTTCGGCGGCGAGTTGCATGGGATCAAGGGCCAGGTGGCGCGGATCGACGACGTGCTGCGCTATGACGTCGATCCCACACTCGACACCACCGAAAAGGTGATGCGGATCGATGCGCCCTCGGGCCGCAGGCTGCCGCAGCGCCTGCGCGGCGAGGTGCGGATCGAGAACCTGACCTTCGGCTACAACAAGGCCGAGGCGCCGCTGATCGATGATTTTTCACTCACCATCCGCCCCGGACAGCGCGTGGCCCTGGTCGGGGGGTCGGGCAGCGGCAAATCCACCGTGGCGCGCGTGGTCTGCGGGCTCTACCGGCCGTGGAGCGGCCGGGTGCTGTTCGACGGTATCCCCGCCGAAGACCTGCCCCATGCCTATTTTGCCGGTTCCATCGCCTCGGTCGACCAGGAGATCTTTCTGTTCGAGGGCACGGTGCGCGAGAACGTGACCATGTGGGACGACACCATCAGCGAGGCGGCCGTGACCCGGGCGCTGCGCGATGCCGCCCTGCTGGACCTGATCGAAGCGCGGCCCGGGCGATATGACTCACCCGTTGCCGAAAACGGCGCCAATTTCAGCGGCGGCCAGCGCCAGCGGCTGGAGATCGCCCGCGCGCTGGTCGGCGACCCGGCAGTGCTGATCCTGGACGAGGCGACCAGCGCGCTCGACACCCAGATCGAGAAGATCATCGACGAGCGCCTGCGCCATCGCGGCTGCACCTGCCTGATCGTGGCGCACCGGCTGTCGACGATCCGCGATTGCGACGAAATCATCGTGCTGGAACGGGGGCGCATCGCCCAGCGGGGCCGGCACGAAGACATGATCCGCGAGGACGGCCCCTATGCCAGGCTGATCCGCTCTGAACAGACCGATGCGGCAAGGGGGCGCGGATGAGCGCGGCGCCGTCCGACAGCGCAGGTCTGCCGCCGATCGATCCGGAGCTGGTCGAGGCCAAGGCCGAACTGCTGGCCAAGATCGACGGGGTGCGCCGTCAGGTCGGCTATCACAATCCCTTCCTGCTCGACCGGCCCGATCTCATCTGGCTGGTGCTGGAAGGCGCGGTCGATCTTTATGCCGTGCCGGTGCGTGACGGCGAGGTGATCGGCGTCGGCATTCATGTCGGCCGCGTCCCGGCCGGCGAGCTGGTGTTCTCGCCCGGCCTGGTCCCGTCGGCGGGGGCGCTGGTCGCGGCGGAAGAGGGGGCCGATCTGGCGCTCCGTGCCGTTGCGGTGATGGGCACCGAACTGTTCGAGGCGAAGCGCGCCGATGTCGCCGAGGGCGATTTCGACCTGATCGTGGTCGACTGGCTGGATCGCTGGATCGGCCATATGGCCGGGCTCGCGGTGCCGGGGGCGGGTGCCCGGGCGGCTGATCTGCTTGAAGCCGAGCCGGGCCAGCAGGTGCCGGCCGGCAGGGTTCTGGGGCCGCAGCCCGAAGATGTGATCTGGGTTCAGTGCAACAGCGGCCGCGTACGGCTGCTGGGCCTGCCGGAGCTGGAATACGGCCGCAACGATCCGCCGGTGCCGGTCGCCCGCCATCTCTGGGTGGAAACGGCCGAAGAGGCGATCCTTTCGCCGGCCTATACGCCAACGGTGCTGTTCCGTGGCACGGCCTGGGAGGCGCTGGACGCCTTCCACCACATGGTGCTGACGGCAGCCGCCCGGCGGCTCGCCGAGGCGGCCGAGCAGGATGGCGGCCGGCTGGAAACCCGCCGGGATGCCAGCCGGCGCCGGTTCGAGACGTCGCTCGGCCGCATCGGGCGCCTGCTCGACCGGCATGGCCCGTCCGAGGCGGCGGGCCTGACCGAGGGCGCCGGTCCGTTGATCGCCGCGGTCGACCGTGTCGCCCGCGAAACCGGCATCGACACGGCGTCCCGCGGCGCGAAACCGCGTGGCGGACGGGTGCTCGACATCGCCCAGAGCCTGAGGCTGCGCTGTCGGCGGGTGACGCTGACCGGCGACTGGTGGCGCCGCCCGGGCGCGCCCCTGGTCGCCTTCATCGGCGAGACCGGGGCGGGCGAGCGCGGCCGGCCCGTGGTCCTGCTACCCGCTGCCGATGGCCGCTGGCGGTTGGTCGATCCCGAGACCGACGGGCCGGCCGGGCCGGGCCGGCCTCTCACCCGTGCCGCGGTCGACAGCCTGAGCGGCGAGGGCTGGATGCTCTACCGGCCGTTTCCGGCCAAGCCGATATCGGTGGGGGAGGTCTGGCGCTTCGGTCTTCACGGCCTGAAGGGCGACGTGCGCACCATCATGGCCTGCGGGCTGCTGGCCGCGCTGACCGGCCTGCTGACCCCCATCGCCAGCGGGGCCCTGTTTTCCAACGTCATCCCGCGGGCTGATCTGCAGACCCATCTGTGGGTGGTGCTGGCGCTGCTGGCGGGCGCGGTCGGTATCCTGACCTTCGCCGTGGTCCGTGGCATCGCTTTGTTGCGGCTCCAGGCGACAATGGACTGTTCGGTACAATCGGCGGTCTGGGACCGTCTGCTGGCCCTGCCGGCGCCGTTTTTCCGTCGGTTCACCGGCGGTGATCTGGCCGACCGGGCCAACAGCGTCTCTGCGATCCGCGAACTGCTGACCGGATCGGCACTTCAGGTGGGGCTGGATGCGCTGTTTTCTCTGGTCAGCCTGTCCCTGCTGTTCTGGTACAGCGCGAAGCTGGCCCTGGTGGCGCTGGGCGTGCTGCTGCTGCAGGTGCTGGTGACCGGCATTCTGCTCAGGATCCAGCTGCCCGACCAGCGGGCGCTGCTCAGCCTGGGCGGCCGGATCGAGGGGCTGGTCTTCCAGCTGCTGACGGGGCTGTCGAAGCTTCGGGTCTCTGCCGCCGAACCGCGGGCCTTCGCGCGCTGGGCCGAGGAGTTCTCGGTGCGCAAGCGGCTGACCTATCGGGTGCGGCTGAATGCGGCGGCGCAGGGGGCGCTGGCGCAGCTGTTCCCGGTGCTGGGCACGCTGGCGGTCTACCTCTCGGTCGCAACGCTGCTCACCGGACCCGACGGGCGCCCGGAATTCGGCATCGGCCCGTTCATGGCCTTCACCGCCGCCTTCGGCCAGCTGACCATGGCGATGACCTCTCTGGTTGCAACCGCCGGCACCGTGCTCGCCATCGTCCCGCTTTACGAGCGGGTGACGCCGATCCTGACCGAGATGCCCGAGATCACCCCCGACCGGGCCCATCCGGGCGAGATCACCGGCCGGATCGAGTTTTCCCACGTCACCTTCGCTTACGCCCCCGATGCGCCGCCGGTGCTGGATGATCTGTCGCTGACCATCGAGTCCGGTGGCTATGTCGCCTTCGTCGGCGAAAGCGGCTCGGGCAAGTCCACCCTGCTGCGCCTGCTGCTCGGCTTCGAACTGCCGCAATCGGGCGGTGTCTATTTCGACGGCATGGATCAGGCCGGCCTGGACCTGACGGCGCTGCGCCGGCAGATCGGCGTGGTGCTCCAGAACGGCCGTCTGATGTCGGGCAGCATCTTCGACAACATCGTGGGTTCGTGGCCGCTCACCCAGGAAGATGCCTGGACGGCGGCGCGGCTCGCCGGCCTCGACGAGGATATCCGGGCCCTGCCGATGGGCATGCATACGGTGCTGTCGGAAGGCGGCGGCACGCTTTCGGGCGGGCAGCGGCAGCGGCTGATGATCGCCCGGGCCCTGGTCCACCGGCCGCGCATCCTGGTGCTGGACGAGGCGACCAGCGCGCTCGACAACCGCACCCAGGCCATCGTCAATGACAGCATTTCGAAGCTCAACATGACCCGGATCGTGGTCGCGCACCGGCTTTCGACCATCCAGGACGCCCATCAGATCTATGTCATGAAGGCCGGCCGGCTGGTGGAGCAGGGCGACTATCGCAGTCTGATGGCGCTGGATGGTGAATTCGCTGCCCTGGCCCGGCGTCAGCTGCTCTGACGGGTCGTCAGTCCGCCAGCGGCAGACCGGCATCGGCGGCGGCGGCGCTCTCGATCATGCCGCGCAGGCTCCCGGTGTTGGCGAAGTCCCACCGCCCGTCATAGACAACATCATCAATCCGCCAGCCGTCGTTGCCGCGCAGGATCGACAGGCGGTCGGTCCAGCTGGTCATCAGCGTGCCAGCTTCATGGGCATAGCGCAGCTCGACCGATGCGGTGTTGCGTGCCAGGGTCACCGCGCCGACACGGCAGCTGGTCGCGCCTTCGAACAAGCTGGAGAACAGATCGCCATCGGCGAAGGGCGGTTTGTCGCCTGGCGCCTGCCGGATGGCGGCGTCGTGAAGATGCCGGGCAGCGGTGAGGGCGCCATCCAGACCAAGGGTGATCAACGGTTCCAGGGCATGACGGCCGGCAGGGGCGGGCAGGCCACCGCTGCGGAGGTCGGGATAGACGGCACAGAAGGCTTCGGCGAGTGCCGCGACCTCCACGCCGTCTTCGGCTGCGGCAGTCCGGGCAGCGCTGGCCTGGGCGTCGAGCGTCGAGCCATAGACTTCCTGGGCGGGTGCGACACGTGGCAGAACGCAGCAGACCAGCATCGCCACAAGCCATGCCGACGGGCCTTTTCCGCTCGGGTGAGATTTCACTCCCCGGTGACGGGGTTCACGAACACGCGCCATTTGACCGCCTCATAATCGCCAGTGGGATCATGATACGGCACATCGAGCCCGAGTGCGCGCGCTTCAAGCCCGCCCGTGGCGGCCAGCACTCCGAAGGCGGCGACGATCAGATCCCGGCGTGCCCCGGCAAGCGCTTCGCTGGCATCGAGCAGATCGCGCTGGGCATCCAGCAGATCGATCAACGGGCGGCGGCCCAGATCGACCTCGCGCGCCACGCCGTCGAGTGCGGTTGTCGCCGCTTCGACCTGGGCTTCGCGTGCGGTGATGGCGGCACGGGCCGCCAGCATGTCGCGCCAGACCCGTTCGGTCCGCTCGACGATGCTGCGCTCGGTGGCCACGCGGGACAGCCGGGCTTCGGCGGCGGCCTTGCGGGCCTCGCGCAGGCGGCTCTCGGCGATGCCGGCACTGTAGATCGGCACGGTCAACTGAAGGCCGACGGCCGCCGCCTCGGTTTCGCGCGGATTGATATCCAGGCTGGAGCGGTTGCGGCTGAGGCTGCCGGTAAGGGAGACCTTGGGCAGCAGGGCACCGCGGCTGACCGCGATGCCGTCGGTGGCGGCCTCGGTCGCGAAGCCGGCAGCCAGGATCTGCGGATTGGCCTCTCTGGCACGGAGCAGGGCGGTGTTCAGACTGTCGGGCAGGCTTGCAGGCAGAGGGGCCGGATCCGGATCAGCCGGCTCCCGGCCCGTCACCGCCAGATAGGTGGCCTGCGATTTGGCGAGCGCGGCTTCGGCGGCAACCACCCGTGCCTCCGCATCCGCCACCCGCGCACCGGCCTGGGCAAGATCTGCGGCGGTGGCATCCCCCAGATCGTGAAGGGCGCGGGTCTGATCCAGCCGCCGCACCAACAGCTCGCGGGACTGGCGGTTGAGGTCCAGAACGTCGAGATCCCGGGCGACGTCGACATGAGCGGTGACCGCGGCGAGAAGCACGTCGGCTTCGGTGGTCCTGAGCCGGGCCCGCTCGGCCCGGATGGTGTTCTCGGCCCGATCGAGCCCGGCCGTGGCGGCGCCACCGCTATAGACCGGCTGGCTGAGGGTGAGCGCCTGCTGGTCCTGGCGGTTGGTGCGGCTGACCGCCCCGTCATAGGTCAGGTCCTGTACGTCTCGGCTGGCGGTTGCCGAGAGGCTGGGCAGAAAACCGCCCAACGCCTGAGGCCGTTGTTCATTGACGACATCGAGGCGCGCCCGTCCGACCGCCAGATCCGGATTGGCGAGATAAGCGGCGGCCAGGGTTTCGGACAGGGTTTGTGCGCCGGCCGGTGCCGTCGCTGCCATGATCGCCGCGATGGTGGTGGCAAGAGGCCAGGCACGGGGCCGCTGGCCTGACCGGTGCCGGATCGGGGACCCGGCGCTCATCGGCTGCCGTCGGTCCTCGGGAACAGGCCGGCGGCAAAGGCCGCGTCACCGACGGTAACCACATCGCCGCCGGCATCGGCGGCCTGATCCAGGTCGTCATAGGCCATCAGCGGCGAGGGCAGAACCAGATGCATCCGGTCGCGCCGGTCTTCCAGCACCACGACCTCGCAGCCTTCGGGAACATCCAGCCCGGCGTCGGCGAGCACGGCGACCGGGTTTGCCTTAAGCCGGTCACGCAGGGCGGCATCTTTGGCGGCACGGCGCAGCAGATCGGCCAGCACCCGGGTCACTTCGCTCATGACCTGTCATCCTCCGCCCAGAGTGAATGTCACGCCGCCCGAGCCGAAAACCAACAGCATGTCATCTCCACCAGGTGCCACAACCGGACCACCGACTCCGCCGGCGACGGCATCAAGGGCGTCGTCCGACAGATCGGTGCCATCGGCATCCTGGGCGACCGGCGGAATGACCAGATGCACGCGATCCGGCGTATTTTCGACCACGACCAGGCTGACATCGGCCGGCAGGTCGATGCCATGGGCCGCCAGGGCCTGACGCGGATTCGTCCTGCACAGGGCGCGGAATTCCGCATCCCGCCAAGCATGGTCGATTATGTCGCCGATGCGCTTGCGCAATTCGTCCGTCACCTGATCGTGAGAGCCTGTGCCCTTGTCCATGTTCCCGCCGCGCTGGGCCCTTTGTCGCGGGGGCCGCACGCGCCCGCTTTCGCATTCAACGCCATGATCCCCCTGTTTGGTAAATCCCGCCACGGCGCGGGTCAATGGCCGTTTATGCGACATGCGAGATATCATGTCCATTGACGGGCAAAGCCGCTCTGCTGTGACCGGAAAGCCGCGCCTGCCATCTGAAGTGTACCGCCTGGCGGGCCGACCGTTGCGGTACCGGTCCGCCGGATGTCCTTTTCAGGATGCAAGCGCCGGCGCCCCGGTATATAAGGCGAGTTAACAAGCAGTCCAAGGGTAGAGGCTGGCGGACGACTATCCGCCGTGCGGGATGGATCGGGGGCAGAGGCGTGACTCTGCGGCATAACGGGGCGGCACTTCCGTCTGAACCTAGAGATCGCGTTGCCGTGCTGTCGGAAGACATCGGCGAGGCGCGTCGCATTGCCGACTACCTCAAAACCTCCGGGATAATATCTGCCGCATTAATCGCCAATCGCGCAAGTTGCGATCAGCTTGCCGACCGACCTGTGGATCTGGTGGTTCTGGATTGCGACGGCCGCACCGTCGACGGCCTTGCACTCGGCCGGCGTATCCTGGCCAATGGCCAGCCCGGCCTGGTTTTCGTCAGCAAGCGTGACGACGAGGTGGAACGGGTGATCGGCCTCGACATGGGCGCCGACGACTTCCTGGTCCGCCCTTTCAGCCTGCGGGAGCTGACCGCCCGGGTCCGCGCGGTCCTGAGGCGCCGGCGCATGATGCCCGAGACCATAGGCGCCGATGTCCGCCATGTCCGCGGCTGGACCATCGACCTTACCCGGCGCGAGATCGCCGACCCGGATGGCGAGGTCGTACGGCTGACGCGCGGGGAATTCGACCTGCTGGCCGCCATCGTTCAGGCCGGCGGCCGGCCCGTGACCCGCGAATACCTGCTGGAAGTGGTATCGAAGCGGGCCGATGCGGTATCCGACCGCACGGTCGTGACCCTGATCAGCCGTCTGCGGCGCAAGCTGGATCGCGG contains:
- the scpB gene encoding SMC-Scp complex subunit ScpB codes for the protein MSGDDTNGFAHARRVIEAVLFASAEPLGRDRLAEYLPAGAPIDAVLDSLAADYAGRGVELVRRDDAWAFRTAPDLAPHLQARVVEPRRLGRAALEVLAIIAYHQPVTRAEIEEIRGVALARGTLDLLIETGFVRPRGRRQAVGRPLEWVTTPHFLDHFDLTSLADLPGLDELKAAGLLGQGRGIADYAADQEQPALPLEPRPKPSGRLGGFTTGLEGGEDGPDVNND
- a CDS encoding NHLP family bacteriocin export ABC transporter peptidase/permease/ATPase subunit — protein: MTAPAAAPAAPESLIKPNAPKGGRRFRVPTILQMEATECGAASLAMIMAHHGLWLPLEVLRRECGVSRDGSKAANLLRAARRYGFEARGYRREPDSVVNLPFPMIVFWNFNHFVVLEGVDATRDRVWINDPAMGPRAMTVEEFDQGFTGVCLAFRPTPEFKRGGRPPGLFKAFAERLRGSGPALAMVLMLTLMLVLPGLALPVFSKLFVDGVLIGDEQDWLKPLLIGIGLTAIIRAGLDWAQMRYLARLELKLAISGSAKLLWHVFRLPVEFFLQRYHGDVAMRVESGDRIAQLLSGQFATNAVGLVTMVFYAVVMIGYSPLLGAVGIGLALVNAVVLKLAQRAREDGGRRLAREQGALAATSISGIQLLETLKASGGESDFFARWAGVHARYLNALQQVGRITSWVNAVPAFMAALTSAVILGIGGLEVMSGAITVGGLVAVQSLLASFSAPIAGLMQFGGELHGIKGQVARIDDVLRYDVDPTLDTTEKVMRIDAPSGRRLPQRLRGEVRIENLTFGYNKAEAPLIDDFSLTIRPGQRVALVGGSGSGKSTVARVVCGLYRPWSGRVLFDGIPAEDLPHAYFAGSIASVDQEIFLFEGTVRENVTMWDDTISEAAVTRALRDAALLDLIEARPGRYDSPVAENGANFSGGQRQRLEIARALVGDPAVLILDEATSALDTQIEKIIDERLRHRGCTCLIVAHRLSTIRDCDEIIVLERGRIAQRGRHEDMIREDGPYARLIRSEQTDAARGRG
- a CDS encoding NHLP bacteriocin system secretion protein, producing MNASGIFRKAALDRLSSPEQLDQTLTVASPRGWAAALVVAAAMTGVVVWSVVGEIPVRKAGQGLLIAEGGRVLDAPALGAGTLSELLVGLGDEVAVGQPVARISNPDLTLQLVNLRAVVAERREARARLEQDLAEEARLREASLAAQREALDTRLNAARSRLSYQQGRLSDLEALLAQKVVTRDALARARDEVAQARQDLAEVESGTADLRSRKIEAEIAAERRRREADEAIAEAERRVAELEARAARGAVVTAPETGRVTEIKQLPGAQVTAGQAVLALQTGGETLEVVMFVPPADGKAVRPGMPVQISPSTAPRESFGTLTGELVSVSDFPVSSDGIRAIVDNPGLVESFAQAGPPFLARVRIDRDPASASGYRWTSSKGSDLALSAGTLASVEVETATERPIDMVIPLLKEWTGL
- a CDS encoding NHLP bacteriocin export ABC transporter permease/ATPase subunit, with protein sequence MSAAPSDSAGLPPIDPELVEAKAELLAKIDGVRRQVGYHNPFLLDRPDLIWLVLEGAVDLYAVPVRDGEVIGVGIHVGRVPAGELVFSPGLVPSAGALVAAEEGADLALRAVAVMGTELFEAKRADVAEGDFDLIVVDWLDRWIGHMAGLAVPGAGARAADLLEAEPGQQVPAGRVLGPQPEDVIWVQCNSGRVRLLGLPELEYGRNDPPVPVARHLWVETAEEAILSPAYTPTVLFRGTAWEALDAFHHMVLTAAARRLAEAAEQDGGRLETRRDASRRRFETSLGRIGRLLDRHGPSEAAGLTEGAGPLIAAVDRVARETGIDTASRGAKPRGGRVLDIAQSLRLRCRRVTLTGDWWRRPGAPLVAFIGETGAGERGRPVVLLPAADGRWRLVDPETDGPAGPGRPLTRAAVDSLSGEGWMLYRPFPAKPISVGEVWRFGLHGLKGDVRTIMACGLLAALTGLLTPIASGALFSNVIPRADLQTHLWVVLALLAGAVGILTFAVVRGIALLRLQATMDCSVQSAVWDRLLALPAPFFRRFTGGDLADRANSVSAIRELLTGSALQVGLDALFSLVSLSLLFWYSAKLALVALGVLLLQVLVTGILLRIQLPDQRALLSLGGRIEGLVFQLLTGLSKLRVSAAEPRAFARWAEEFSVRKRLTYRVRLNAAAQGALAQLFPVLGTLAVYLSVATLLTGPDGRPEFGIGPFMAFTAAFGQLTMAMTSLVATAGTVLAIVPLYERVTPILTEMPEITPDRAHPGEITGRIEFSHVTFAYAPDAPPVLDDLSLTIESGGYVAFVGESGSGKSTLLRLLLGFELPQSGGVYFDGMDQAGLDLTALRRQIGVVLQNGRLMSGSIFDNIVGSWPLTQEDAWTAARLAGLDEDIRALPMGMHTVLSEGGGTLSGGQRQRLMIARALVHRPRILVLDEATSALDNRTQAIVNDSISKLNMTRIVVAHRLSTIQDAHQIYVMKAGRLVEQGDYRSLMALDGEFAALARRQLL
- a CDS encoding ScpA family protein, with translation MQLVLDLDGFEGPIDLLLSLARDQKVDLQKISITRLADQYLGFIAEARRRHLELAADYLVMAAWLTYLKSRLLLPDEAPPADEDEPSAEEMAAALALRLRRLEAMRRAGEALRARPRLLLDRFPAGGAGAAVRIVERQATDGYGDLIAAYARIAERRFRNVLTVTPSRLMTIDQAIERLGALLPGLPRRWVPLIGLLPDLPAPRPLPATGDPLAMAAAEAAAARARRLERRSALAASFVAVLELARQGRLAVAQRRGGGPLMVHPDARAPMDEIPTDDEEGGDER
- a CDS encoding TolC family outer membrane protein, whose amino-acid sequence is MSAGSPIRHRSGQRPRAWPLATTIAAIMAATAPAGAQTLSETLAAAYLANPDLAVGRARLDVVNEQRPQALGGFLPSLSATASRDVQDLTYDGAVSRTNRQDQQALTLSQPVYSGGAATAGLDRAENTIRAERARLRTTEADVLLAAVTAHVDVARDLDVLDLNRQSRELLVRRLDQTRALHDLGDATAADLAQAGARVADAEARVVAAEAALAKSQATYLAVTGREPADPDPAPLPASLPDSLNTALLRAREANPQILAAGFATEAATDGIAVSRGALLPKVSLTGSLSRNRSSLDINPRETEAAAVGLQLTVPIYSAGIAESRLREARKAAAEARLSRVATERSIVERTERVWRDMLAARAAITAREAQVEAATTALDGVAREVDLGRRPLIDLLDAQRDLLDASEALAGARRDLIVAAFGVLAATGGLEARALGLDVPYHDPTGDYEAVKWRVFVNPVTGE